DNA sequence from the Chitinophaga flava genome:
CGTATCACGGAAGAAACGGGAAAGCTCCATCAAAGGCTTTACGATGATAGCATCGTACAGCTCATCCACATACCATTTGTTTTCCAGTACTTTAGCCAGACCCATGTTTTCTTTGCCGGTATCTTCATAAGCAGCAAATTTCTGACGGGCTATCAAGATAAAGCAGATCACCAGCACACTGCTCAGCCCCATCAGCATCCACTCCATGGAATGAGGCAGGTGATGTTCGGTTACAAACGGTGCAGAAGGCGCAAATACAGGTGACAGGTATTCTGCCAGCATGTTTTTGGTACCAAATACTTCCGGTAATCCTACATAACCACCGAAGATGGAGAGTACTGCCAGGATGATCAGAGGGATAGTGATGGCAGACGGACTTTCATGCAGATGATGCTCCTGCTCATGTGTACCACGGAACTTTCCGGAGAAAGTGATGTAGTAGAGGCGGAACATATAGAAAGCGGTCATCAGTGCACCCAACAGGCCCAGTCCGTACAGGATCGGGTTGCTGGCATATGCATGCGCCAGTATTTCGTCTTTGGAGAAGAAACCGGAGAAACCAGGGATACCGGCAATTGCCAGGCAGCCTACCAGGAAAGTCCAGTTGGTGGTGGGCATGTATTTTTTCAGACCACCCATTTTACGGATATCCTGTTCACCGCCCATAGCGTGGATAACAGAGCCGGAACCAAGGAACAACAGGGCTTTAAAGAAAGCGTGTGTCATTACGTGGAATACGGCAGCAGAATACGCGCCTACGCCCAGTGCCAGGAACATATAACCCAGCTGGCTCACAGTAGAGTAGGCCAGCACTTTTTTGATGTCGTTTTGTTTCAGCGCGATAGAAGCTGCAAACAGTGCAGTAGCCAGACCAATGATAGCTACTATCGTCTGGATATGCGGTGCCAGCGTATAAATCACATTGCTGCGCGCAATCATGTATATACCGGCAGTCACCATGGTAGCCGCGTGGATCAGGGCTGATACCGGTGTAGGACCGGCCATCGCATCTGGCAACCAGGTATATAAAGGAATCTGAGCTGATTTACCCATTGCACCTACAAACAGCAGCATCGCAATAGCTGCAATAGTAGGGTTGTTCATACCCAGTGGTGCCGCTTTGGCAAATACTTCAGGGAAAGTAACCGTGCCAAACTGCATGATCATGAAGAAGATACCGAGCAGGAAACCGAGGTCACCAATGCGGTTCATCACGAATGCTTTTTTGGCAGCATTATTATAACTGGTGTTTTTAAACCAGAAACCAATCAACAAATAAGAGCACAAACCAACACCTTCCCATCCGATGAACATCATCACATAGTTGGCGCCCAGTACCAGTATCAACATGGAAAACACGAAGAGGTTGAGATAAGCGAAATATCTCGCAAAACCTTCGTTGCTTTCATCATGCATGTAAGAAGTGGAGTAAATGTGGATGAGGGTACCCACACCGGTAATGATCAGCAGAAATAATGCACTCAGTTGATCTACCTGGAATGCAAAGGGGATGTGCAGGCTGCCAACAGAGATAAAGTTAAACAGGTGTACCACCTGTGCCTGAAATCCCGGGGCTTTCACCTCAAAAAATATCAATAAGCTTACCACAAAGGAAACGAGGACAGAGCCGCTTCCGATAAATCCTACCAGAGACTTGGATAAAAATCTGCGTCCCAACCCATTCACCAGGAAACCCAATAATGGTAAAAATGGTACCAGCCAAACTAGATTAATCATTTATCAATTCTATTTACGACGTCGAAACAATTAATAATTAAGAGGATGAATTATTAATTTTTCAGCCTGTTAAGAATGTTTATATCTACTGAATGTGTATTTCTGTAGACCATTGTAATGATAGCCAGGCCTACTGCCACTTCCGCAGCTGCCACCACCATAATAAAGAATACAAACAATTGCGCTGATCCGGCATCTACTCTTCCTGCGTCTGCCCACATTTTGGAGAAAGACACCAGCAACAGGTTTACCGCATTGAGCATCAGCTCTATGCACATGAAGATGATGATCGCATTACGACGCATCAATACACCCATCACACCAATACAGAACAGGGCGATACTCAGGAATATGTAATATTGAACAGGCATAATAAAAAATTAGGAATTACGAATAGCGGGCCTGTAAAGCCCGTGTAGTATTAGTCTTTTTTACCAATAACAACTGCGCCTACCATTGCGCTGAGGAACAGGATACTGCTCACCTCAAATGGCACTACATATTGTTTGAATAACATCTGTCCCAGGTTTTTGATCAACCCTATATCTGTAGATGCTGTACCGATTGCAGGCATGCTGGCATCACGCAGGGCAGCTACCAGTACTACCAGTAAGGCACCACCGCTGATAGCGCCGGCGTATTTCAGCCAGTTACGCTTCTGAGGCTCCAGCTCTGCATTGAGATTCATCAGCATCATCACATAAAGGAACAATACCATGATCGCACCGGCATACACAATAATATGCACCACGGCCAGAAACTGGGCGTTCAGCATGATATAATGCCCTGCAATGGTAAAGAAGGTTACGATCAGACACAATACGCTCGTCACAGGATTCTTGCTCAGTACTACGCCCAATGCCGAAACCAGGGCGATGACAGAAAGCACCATGAAAATTATTTGTTGTATACTCATTCCCATCTCTATGTTTGACTATTGTATTTTTAGCTAATGCGCACTGTGAATAATATTATTTACCCTGTTGTTTCGGATTAGGAATCAACAGATCATCCTTTCCATAAATGAAGCCTTTACGCT
Encoded proteins:
- the nuoL gene encoding NADH-quinone oxidoreductase subunit L, whose translation is MINLVWLVPFLPLLGFLVNGLGRRFLSKSLVGFIGSGSVLVSFVVSLLIFFEVKAPGFQAQVVHLFNFISVGSLHIPFAFQVDQLSALFLLIITGVGTLIHIYSTSYMHDESNEGFARYFAYLNLFVFSMLILVLGANYVMMFIGWEGVGLCSYLLIGFWFKNTSYNNAAKKAFVMNRIGDLGFLLGIFFMIMQFGTVTFPEVFAKAAPLGMNNPTIAAIAMLLFVGAMGKSAQIPLYTWLPDAMAGPTPVSALIHAATMVTAGIYMIARSNVIYTLAPHIQTIVAIIGLATALFAASIALKQNDIKKVLAYSTVSQLGYMFLALGVGAYSAAVFHVMTHAFFKALLFLGSGSVIHAMGGEQDIRKMGGLKKYMPTTNWTFLVGCLAIAGIPGFSGFFSKDEILAHAYASNPILYGLGLLGALMTAFYMFRLYYITFSGKFRGTHEQEHHLHESPSAITIPLIILAVLSIFGGYVGLPEVFGTKNMLAEYLSPVFAPSAPFVTEHHLPHSMEWMLMGLSSVLVICFILIARQKFAAYEDTGKENMGLAKVLENKWYVDELYDAIIVKPLMELSRFFRDTVEKAGIDKLVNGVGRSVQWGSQQIRLIQNGQVGFYIFAMVIGMILLFVIGFLL
- the nuoK gene encoding NADH-quinone oxidoreductase subunit NuoK — its product is MPVQYYIFLSIALFCIGVMGVLMRRNAIIIFMCIELMLNAVNLLLVSFSKMWADAGRVDAGSAQLFVFFIMVVAAAEVAVGLAIITMVYRNTHSVDINILNRLKN
- a CDS encoding NADH-quinone oxidoreductase subunit J family protein, encoding MSIQQIIFMVLSVIALVSALGVVLSKNPVTSVLCLIVTFFTIAGHYIMLNAQFLAVVHIIVYAGAIMVLFLYVMMLMNLNAELEPQKRNWLKYAGAISGGALLVVLVAALRDASMPAIGTASTDIGLIKNLGQMLFKQYVVPFEVSSILFLSAMVGAVVIGKKD